The Helicobacter kayseriensis genome contains a region encoding:
- a CDS encoding NifS family cysteine desulfurase, with the protein MRVYLDNNATTMLDPKAFELMKPYFCEQYGNPNSLHKFGTEIHKAISESFDKLYAGINAKNEDDVIITSCATESNNWVLKGIYFDEILGKNKNHIITTEVEHPAIRSTCAFLESLGVEVTYLPIDEDARVTAQQVREAITEKTALVSVMWANNETGVIFPIEEIGQVCKEKGVLFHTDAVQAIGKIPVDVVKANVDFLSFSGHKFHGPKGIGGLYIRKGVSLTPLFHGGEHMGGKRSGTLNVPYIIGMGEAMRLAQEGLDYEAREVRHLRDYLEDAILKNDEVIVVGKKELKVPNTILTSIRGIEGEAMLWDLNKAGIAASTGSACASEDLEANPVMSAIGADKELAHTAIRFSLSRFNTQEEIDYTIRIFNQSIQRLREISSTY; encoded by the coding sequence ATGCGAGTTTATCTAGACAATAATGCAACAACAATGCTTGATCCAAAAGCATTTGAGCTCATGAAGCCATATTTTTGTGAGCAATATGGCAACCCAAACTCTCTCCATAAATTCGGAACAGAAATACATAAAGCAATCAGCGAATCATTTGATAAGCTTTATGCAGGGATTAATGCAAAAAATGAAGATGATGTCATCATTACTTCTTGTGCCACCGAATCAAACAACTGGGTTTTGAAAGGTATCTATTTTGATGAGATCTTGGGTAAAAACAAAAATCACATCATCACAACAGAAGTCGAGCACCCTGCTATTAGAAGTACTTGTGCTTTTTTAGAGAGCTTAGGCGTAGAAGTCACTTATCTCCCTATTGATGAAGATGCTAGAGTTACAGCCCAACAAGTACGCGAAGCAATCACAGAAAAAACAGCCCTTGTGAGTGTGATGTGGGCCAACAATGAAACAGGGGTTATTTTCCCAATCGAAGAAATTGGTCAAGTTTGCAAAGAAAAAGGAGTGCTTTTTCATACAGATGCAGTTCAAGCAATCGGCAAGATTCCTGTTGATGTTGTAAAGGCAAATGTTGATTTTCTTTCTTTTTCTGGACATAAATTTCACGGACCCAAAGGAATTGGGGGACTTTATATCCGCAAAGGAGTTTCACTTACTCCTTTATTCCATGGTGGAGAACATATGGGTGGAAAAAGAAGCGGAACGCTTAATGTGCCCTATATTATTGGAATGGGAGAAGCGATGAGACTCGCTCAAGAGGGACTTGATTATGAAGCAAGAGAGGTAAGACACTTAAGAGATTATCTTGAGGATGCGATTTTAAAAAACGATGAAGTTATCGTAGTAGGCAAAAAAGAGCTCAAAGTCCCAAATACAATCTTGACAAGTATTAGAGGAATTGAAGGAGAAGCAATGCTTTGGGATCTCAATAAAGCAGGCATTGCAGCTTCTACGGGAAGTGCTTGTGCAAGTGAAGATTTAGAGGCCAATCCCGTCATGAGTGCAATCGGAGCAGACAAAGAACTCGCACATACTGCGATTCGTTTTTCTCTCTCGCGATTTAATACTCAAGAGGAGATTGACTATACTATTCGTATTTTTAACCAATCAATTCAAAGACTAAGAGAAATTTCATCAACTTATTAA
- the fliI gene encoding flagellar protein export ATPase FliI: protein MPLNSIKQKLSHSSFSLSPSFGILSYVFPTNFRATGLKPNVGDIVEVHGNNKTIGIVTASRQDSFDITPFSFVEGHKSGDRVYLLKTGLTIPVGDFLLGRIINPLGEPLDEKGEIPHSPSSPIIKPPISALKRGMIDEAFHTGIKSIDGLLTVGKGQKLGIFAGSGVGKSTLMGMIVRGSSSPIKVIALIGERGREVPDFIHKNLNGDLSNTVLVVATSDDSPLMRKYGAFSAMAIAEYFQNQGHDVLLLMDSITRFAMAQREIGLSLGEPPTSKGYPPSALTLLPQLIERAGKLEGKGAITAFFTVLVEGDDLSDPIADQSRSILDGHIVLSREMTDFGIYPPINPIKSASRVSSDITDEMQKKASQKFRKLYSLLKENEVLIRIGAYQYGNDPLLDEAIDKKDWLELFLKQEENEVIDFKETQKKLQEIL, encoded by the coding sequence ATGCCTCTTAACTCAATCAAACAAAAACTTTCTCACTCCTCCTTTTCTCTTTCGCCCAGTTTTGGAATCCTCTCTTATGTCTTTCCCACAAACTTTAGAGCCACAGGTCTCAAGCCCAATGTAGGGGATATCGTAGAGGTTCATGGCAACAATAAAACAATCGGTATTGTTACAGCCTCTAGGCAAGATTCTTTTGATATCACTCCTTTTTCGTTTGTTGAAGGACACAAAAGTGGAGATCGAGTATATCTACTTAAAACAGGCCTAACAATCCCTGTGGGTGATTTTTTGCTTGGACGCATCATCAATCCCCTTGGTGAGCCTCTTGATGAAAAAGGCGAGATTCCTCACTCTCCCTCATCTCCTATCATCAAACCCCCCATCAGCGCGCTCAAGCGCGGAATGATTGATGAGGCCTTTCATACAGGGATTAAAAGTATTGATGGGCTTTTGACTGTTGGAAAAGGACAAAAATTAGGAATCTTTGCAGGAAGTGGTGTGGGAAAATCGACCCTTATGGGAATGATTGTTCGTGGATCATCTTCTCCTATCAAAGTTATCGCTCTTATTGGAGAAAGAGGAAGAGAAGTTCCAGACTTTATTCACAAAAATCTCAATGGAGACTTGAGCAATACGGTTTTGGTGGTTGCAACAAGCGATGATTCTCCTCTGATGAGAAAATATGGCGCCTTTAGTGCAATGGCAATTGCAGAATACTTTCAAAATCAAGGTCACGATGTGCTTTTGCTGATGGATTCTATTACGCGTTTTGCTATGGCACAAAGAGAGATTGGCCTTTCACTTGGAGAGCCACCCACAAGCAAAGGTTACCCACCCTCTGCCCTCACTCTTCTCCCCCAGCTCATTGAAAGAGCGGGGAAACTTGAAGGAAAAGGAGCGATCACAGCATTCTTTACAGTTCTTGTTGAAGGAGATGATTTGAGTGATCCAATTGCAGATCAAAGTCGAAGTATCCTAGATGGACACATTGTCCTTAGTCGTGAAATGACAGATTTTGGAATCTATCCGCCCATCAATCCCATAAAATCAGCCTCAAGAGTTAGCTCAGACATTACAGATGAGATGCAAAAAAAAGCTTCTCAGAAATTCCGCAAACTCTATTCTCTACTCAAAGAAAACGAAGTTCTCATTCGCATTGGGGCATATCAATATGGAAATGATCCTCTTTTGGATGAGGCAATTGATAAAAAAGATTGGCTTGAGCTTTTTCTCAAACAAGAAGAAAATGAAGTCATTGACTTTAAGGAAACACAAAAAAAATTACAAGAAATCTTATAA